Proteins from one Brevibacillus humidisoli genomic window:
- a CDS encoding DUF2306 domain-containing protein — MFELLAMFELLELTLWIHILSGTICLLTGLAAAFAAKRKGLHTITGEIYHAAYVGVFLSSVVMAIANWSESAYLFYIAIFSYGLALIGYLARKRGWRNWMGKHIGGMLGSYIGVVTGMLVVNHGDIPLVSDLPVLLVWFLPTIVGTPLIFMMGRKYGKRSGTNSNCTQQ, encoded by the coding sequence ATGTTTGAACTTCTGGCGATGTTTGAACTTCTGGAACTTACTTTATGGATTCATATCTTGTCCGGAACCATCTGCCTGCTGACCGGGCTGGCAGCCGCCTTTGCCGCAAAGCGAAAGGGGCTGCACACGATCACCGGCGAAATCTATCACGCTGCCTACGTCGGGGTGTTTCTCTCATCGGTGGTGATGGCGATCGCCAATTGGTCGGAGAGCGCCTATCTGTTTTATATCGCGATCTTCTCATATGGACTGGCGCTGATCGGATACCTGGCCCGCAAGCGTGGCTGGCGCAACTGGATGGGCAAGCACATCGGCGGGATGTTGGGGTCTTATATCGGAGTGGTGACCGGGATGCTGGTGGTTAATCATGGGGACATCCCGTTGGTCAGCGATCTGCCGGTGCTGCTGGTCTGGTTTTTGCCGACGATTGTTGGGACACCGCTGATTTTTATGATGGGCAGGAAGTATGGTAAGC
- a CDS encoding biotin transporter BioY, with product METRNTRLRMLILCAMFTAITAVLAQVEIPLPIVPISGQTLAVGLTATIIGSRYGALAMICYALLGAIGAPVFAEAKGGPHILIGPTGGYIIGFIVTAYVTGLILERTRYTIAMAMIANTVGMVITLAFGAVQLKYVLDMTWAEAMAAGVTPFIVVGLIKAFLASWIGIIVRNRLVQAQLLVSPQKAA from the coding sequence ATGGAAACGAGAAATACGCGTTTGCGCATGTTGATTCTATGCGCCATGTTTACGGCGATTACGGCTGTATTGGCACAAGTGGAAATCCCGCTTCCCATCGTTCCCATCAGCGGCCAGACACTGGCGGTTGGCTTGACGGCGACGATCATCGGCAGCCGTTACGGAGCACTGGCGATGATTTGCTACGCCTTGCTGGGGGCAATCGGTGCGCCTGTATTCGCTGAAGCAAAAGGAGGTCCGCACATCCTGATCGGTCCGACCGGAGGATATATTATTGGATTTATTGTTACGGCTTATGTGACCGGGCTGATCCTGGAGCGGACTCGGTATACCATCGCGATGGCGATGATTGCCAACACGGTTGGGATGGTGATTACCCTCGCGTTTGGAGCGGTGCAGTTGAAGTATGTGCTGGATATGACGTGGGCCGAGGCGATGGCTGCCGGCGTCACTCCGTTTATCGTCGTGGGACTGATCAAGGCGTTTCTGGCCAGTTGGATCGGCATCATTGTGCGGAACCGGTTGGTGCAAGCCCAATTGTTGGTGAGTCCACAAAAAGCGGCGTAG
- a CDS encoding S1C family serine protease, producing the protein MGFYDDDMYQVQRKKRRDSGIGRLILTSITSAVIGGLVVLLMLPTLSKAGYISMIQPNLAFAKDEGDAVTAANTANTVVQPVSLSVESATVEAVERVEEAIVGVINIRRVTNFWTQQTGTVEGGQGSGVIYEKKNGKAHIVTNYHVIDGAERVEVSLPNGDKVEAKILGADPYTDMAVLEIDGSAVTTVAELGNSDTLKVGEPAIAIGNPLGLEFSRTVTQGIVSGVDRSMPVDLNSDGETDWELDVIQTDAAINPGNSGGALLNIQGQVIGINTLKIAREDVEGLGFAIPINDVKKITKQLVEDGKLKRGYLGIVPRDLTTIPRYAWKQELHLPDEVKAGVLIWQIEEFTPAAKAGLRQYDVIVKLDDQEITSGAQLRKYLTLEKTAGQQVEVSYYRDGFLKTATVTLGEQGQ; encoded by the coding sequence ATGGGTTTTTACGATGATGACATGTATCAGGTGCAGCGAAAAAAACGTCGTGATAGTGGCATCGGTCGGCTGATTCTCACCTCGATCACTTCCGCGGTGATTGGCGGGCTGGTTGTTCTGTTGATGCTGCCGACGCTGTCCAAGGCTGGCTATATCTCGATGATCCAACCTAATCTGGCCTTTGCCAAGGACGAGGGGGATGCTGTTACCGCCGCCAACACAGCCAATACCGTCGTTCAGCCTGTCTCTCTCAGCGTCGAATCCGCTACCGTGGAGGCAGTAGAGAGAGTAGAAGAGGCGATTGTCGGTGTGATCAACATCCGGCGGGTAACCAACTTCTGGACCCAGCAGACCGGAACGGTAGAAGGCGGTCAGGGATCGGGCGTCATCTATGAAAAGAAAAACGGCAAGGCACACATCGTGACCAACTACCATGTGATTGATGGGGCTGAGCGAGTGGAAGTCTCCCTGCCCAACGGAGATAAGGTAGAAGCAAAAATACTCGGTGCAGATCCCTACACGGATATGGCCGTACTGGAGATTGACGGCTCTGCCGTGACGACCGTAGCTGAATTGGGCAACTCTGATACGCTGAAAGTAGGCGAGCCCGCTATCGCCATCGGCAATCCGCTGGGACTGGAGTTTTCCCGCACGGTGACCCAGGGGATCGTCAGCGGCGTCGACCGCTCCATGCCGGTCGATCTCAACAGCGACGGCGAAACAGATTGGGAACTGGACGTGATCCAGACCGACGCCGCGATCAACCCCGGCAACAGCGGTGGGGCTTTGCTCAACATCCAGGGACAGGTGATCGGTATCAATACGCTCAAGATCGCCCGAGAGGATGTAGAGGGACTCGGCTTTGCGATTCCGATCAACGACGTGAAGAAAATCACCAAGCAGTTAGTGGAAGACGGAAAACTAAAGCGTGGCTATCTGGGAATCGTACCGCGTGATCTAACCACGATACCGCGTTACGCTTGGAAGCAGGAGCTGCACCTGCCGGATGAGGTCAAAGCAGGCGTGCTGATCTGGCAGATCGAAGAATTTACGCCAGCGGCAAAAGCCGGACTGCGTCAGTACGACGTGATCGTCAAGTTGGATGATCAAGAGATCACTAGCGGTGCGCAACTGCGCAAGTACCTGACTTTGGAGAAAACAGCCGGACAACAGGTAGAAGTGTCGTACTATCGGGACGGCTTCCTGAAGACGGCTACGGTGACGTTGGGTGAGCAAGGGCAGTAA
- a CDS encoding MBL fold metallo-hydrolase, translating to MRFSILASGSTGNAIYIGTDRMSLLIDVGITGKQAEAALKEIGVHPGDLQAILVTHEHVDHIKGIGVMARRYEIPIYANEKTWQAMDGQIGRISEKQRQPFEVGEMREFADLTVQSFGISHDAAEPMGFCFYHGSKKLSVATDLGYVSDRIKETLRGADAYIFEANHDVEMLRMSQYPWSVKRRILSDVGHLSNEAAGEALCDLLGGRSERVYLAHLSKENNLMDLAQLTVKDVLEERGLRVGDDVHLRETYPHRPTRMEEV from the coding sequence TTGCGATTTAGTATATTGGCCAGCGGAAGTACAGGAAACGCGATCTACATCGGCACCGATCGGATGTCGTTGCTGATCGATGTCGGCATCACAGGAAAACAGGCGGAAGCGGCTCTCAAAGAGATTGGGGTCCATCCGGGGGATCTACAGGCCATTCTGGTCACCCATGAACACGTCGACCATATCAAGGGGATTGGCGTGATGGCACGCCGCTATGAGATTCCCATCTATGCCAACGAAAAGACCTGGCAGGCGATGGACGGACAGATCGGCCGCATCAGCGAGAAACAGCGTCAGCCGTTTGAAGTGGGCGAGATGCGGGAGTTTGCCGATCTCACGGTGCAGTCGTTCGGGATCTCCCACGATGCGGCCGAACCGATGGGATTCTGCTTTTACCATGGCAGCAAAAAGTTGAGTGTGGCCACGGATCTCGGCTATGTCAGCGATCGGATCAAAGAGACGCTCCGCGGCGCCGATGCTTATATCTTTGAGGCCAATCACGACGTGGAGATGCTGCGCATGTCGCAGTATCCCTGGAGCGTCAAGCGGCGCATTCTCAGTGACGTCGGCCACCTCTCCAACGAGGCGGCCGGTGAGGCGCTCTGTGATCTGCTCGGCGGGCGCTCAGAACGCGTCTACCTGGCTCACCTGAGCAAGGAGAACAACCTGATGGACCTTGCCCAGCTAACCGTAAAGGATGTTTTGGAGGAAAGAGGGCTGCGCGTCGGTGACGACGTCCATCTGCGGGAGACATACCCGCACCGGCCTACGAGAATGGAGGAGGTGTAG
- a CDS encoding two-component system regulatory protein YycI has product MDWSRAKSILIGAFLLLDLFLGYQVYASRTQQWSDVQQVQKGAGDIELLLDQRNIALKVEIPEEVRQMQYVHVEYLSTDSFGKHPLPTDQHITISDSLITARFDQPIQLNDSTNAAELLRELQKRVMYADQYQPDKYYTERGLLRYWQQYEGLPIFVAPLELFVQRESVIGYQQSYLRIRNHGSGRQVISAYTALRSLLEKQLIRNGETIEDVTMGYYGHEYDADIQVLAPIWRIIHDGKIDYVNAFTGAVERPLDDRASN; this is encoded by the coding sequence GTGGACTGGAGTAGGGCAAAATCGATCCTGATCGGGGCTTTTCTGCTGCTCGACCTGTTCCTCGGCTATCAGGTGTATGCGTCGCGAACCCAGCAGTGGAGCGATGTGCAGCAGGTTCAAAAGGGAGCGGGTGACATCGAGCTGCTGCTAGACCAACGCAACATCGCGCTGAAAGTGGAGATTCCCGAAGAGGTACGGCAGATGCAGTACGTTCACGTAGAGTATCTCAGTACCGACTCGTTCGGCAAACACCCGCTGCCGACGGATCAGCACATCACGATCAGTGACTCGCTGATTACCGCCCGGTTTGATCAGCCGATCCAACTGAATGACTCCACAAACGCCGCCGAGCTTTTGCGCGAGCTGCAGAAGCGGGTGATGTACGCCGATCAGTACCAACCGGACAAGTATTACACGGAGCGGGGTCTGCTCAGGTACTGGCAGCAGTATGAGGGTCTGCCCATCTTTGTGGCCCCGCTGGAGTTGTTTGTCCAGAGGGAGTCAGTCATCGGTTATCAGCAATCTTATCTGCGCATACGCAATCATGGCAGCGGCCGGCAGGTCATCTCGGCCTATACAGCGCTGCGGTCTTTGCTGGAAAAACAGCTCATCCGAAACGGGGAGACCATCGAGGATGTGACGATGGGCTACTATGGGCATGAATACGATGCCGATATTCAGGTGTTGGCCCCGATCTGGCGGATCATACACGATGGCAAGATCGATTACGTCAACGCTTTTACGGGTGCAGTGGAGCGGCCGCTGGACGACCGTGCCTCCAACTGA
- a CDS encoding YycH family regulatory protein yields MRRYKERIKSVVLNLLVLLSFVLTALLWNNQPQFEMIAPVTYVEPEPIGITRELDELIRPEEIVLHYGQNRHTKASPVDPQYTMVTSQMDKWYFYDFHQYVFPASKWRELMQDHVGMEIRYRASIPISVVQELFTFRGEMSRDVTEIDRLWLYLEESEDIVYALFISTEEKEVVRARTVVSPKDLRDSYLKLGNNLPEQFLKVMEAEMYEAPQLRTYWRIFYLPKESSVMRKYRYNYLPITEQALTDAFFLDPTLVRRIMERDGTIIYTDGSRSIQLRQEQPMFTFTDPALPERRGELTPAEKLHSAVGFINQHLGWTDPYYLEQIHERPGEGDVITFRQYMGAYPLVSDEGGSPEALTVTSDEGQVISLKRTLLDYDMYIDFEEFAVMSGPELFAYAREHEVDLSLVHHAYLAYRPNLYVGYIELTPVWVLENITGEKVLIDARSQQTEGSGQSGLE; encoded by the coding sequence ATGAGGCGATACAAGGAACGGATCAAGTCCGTCGTCCTCAACCTGCTGGTGCTGCTCAGTTTTGTCTTGACCGCCCTGCTGTGGAACAACCAACCACAGTTTGAGATGATCGCGCCTGTCACCTACGTGGAACCGGAACCGATCGGCATTACCCGGGAGCTGGATGAATTGATCCGACCGGAAGAAATCGTGCTTCACTACGGGCAAAACCGGCATACCAAGGCTAGCCCGGTCGATCCTCAGTACACGATGGTGACCAGCCAGATGGATAAGTGGTACTTTTACGATTTTCACCAGTATGTCTTTCCCGCAAGCAAATGGCGGGAGCTGATGCAGGACCATGTGGGAATGGAGATTCGCTACCGTGCCAGCATCCCGATTTCGGTGGTGCAGGAGTTGTTTACGTTTCGCGGGGAGATGAGCCGGGACGTGACCGAGATTGATCGTCTCTGGCTCTATCTGGAGGAGAGCGAAGATATCGTCTATGCGCTGTTTATCTCCACTGAGGAAAAAGAGGTGGTGCGGGCTCGAACTGTGGTGAGTCCCAAAGATTTGCGCGACTCTTATCTGAAGCTGGGCAACAACCTTCCCGAACAGTTCCTCAAGGTGATGGAGGCCGAGATGTACGAAGCCCCGCAACTTCGTACCTACTGGCGCATTTTTTACCTGCCCAAAGAGAGCAGCGTGATGAGGAAATACCGCTACAACTATCTGCCGATTACGGAACAGGCGCTGACGGACGCCTTTTTCCTCGATCCCACCCTTGTGCGCAGAATCATGGAGCGGGATGGGACGATCATCTACACGGACGGCAGCCGCTCGATTCAGCTCCGTCAGGAACAGCCGATGTTCACCTTCACCGATCCGGCCTTGCCGGAGCGACGAGGGGAATTGACGCCGGCCGAGAAGCTGCACAGTGCCGTCGGCTTTATCAACCAGCATCTGGGCTGGACAGATCCGTACTATCTGGAACAGATCCATGAGCGGCCGGGTGAGGGGGACGTGATCACCTTCCGCCAGTACATGGGAGCGTATCCTCTGGTCTCCGACGAGGGAGGAAGCCCGGAGGCGCTGACGGTTACCTCTGATGAGGGACAGGTGATTTCCCTGAAACGGACGCTCCTTGATTACGACATGTACATTGATTTTGAGGAGTTTGCTGTAATGTCCGGGCCGGAGTTGTTTGCCTATGCCAGAGAGCACGAGGTAGACCTGAGCCTTGTCCACCACGCTTACCTGGCGTACCGGCCGAACCTCTATGTCGGCTACATCGAGCTGACACCGGTCTGGGTACTGGAGAACATAACCGGTGAAAAGGTATTGATCGATGCGCGGTCACAGCAGACAGAAGGGAGCGGTCAGAGTGGACTGGAGTAG
- the walK gene encoding cell wall metabolism sensor histidine kinase WalK, protein MWRFRLFKTIQWKIVVMYILLILLAMQFIGAYFAREVETYYINNFSETLNAQATMLAVALEKHLDPSQEKKETTPQMIKSDIDNLIYNMVALNGAQVQVIDQNGTIVSTTESEQAIVGQRTSQNEVTIALMGTRNEGLRIDPFTGDRVKVLAVPVKRGNIVFGAVYMVVSMEPTYETIRKITSILATGTGIALLMTAALGVVLARTITKPVKEMTLQATAVADGDFNRAVRIYSGDEIGQLGMAFNYMTTRLKDAILQQEEEREKLSQILANMSDGVIAAHRDGRIILMNRSAEEMMQVRAVEVMSARKTLYDVLRLPPEEELPLLGQSEPLTMEIMTPNREVLMLRVAFSPLQQDSGKKGGIIAVLQDVTEQARLDQQRREFVANVSHELRTPLTTIRSYVEALLDGAAEDPELSGRFLQVTLTETDRMTRLVNDLLQLSRFDSQGVRLHLRAVSPAELIRYAVDRFSMHSEQQGIDFSIKMRDEELPHVYADQDAMSQVLDNLLSNAIKYTPTGGSVTLQVEVDHRQRRVYVSVTDTGIGIPKRDLRRIFERFYRVDKARSRSQGGTGLGLSIARELVQAHGADISITSELNRGTTVTFWVPFADKEGGA, encoded by the coding sequence CACCTAGACCCATCGCAAGAAAAAAAAGAAACAACACCGCAGATGATCAAAAGTGACATTGACAACCTCATTTACAACATGGTGGCACTTAACGGAGCCCAGGTGCAAGTGATCGACCAAAACGGGACGATCGTCAGTACGACGGAATCGGAGCAGGCTATTGTCGGTCAGCGCACCTCACAAAACGAAGTGACGATCGCCTTGATGGGGACCCGCAACGAAGGACTGCGAATCGACCCTTTTACCGGAGACCGGGTAAAGGTGTTGGCGGTTCCCGTCAAGCGGGGCAACATTGTTTTTGGGGCTGTGTACATGGTCGTGTCGATGGAACCAACATATGAGACGATTCGCAAGATTACGAGCATCTTGGCTACCGGAACCGGGATCGCCTTGTTGATGACGGCAGCGCTCGGCGTCGTATTGGCCCGGACGATTACAAAGCCGGTCAAAGAGATGACATTGCAGGCAACCGCAGTGGCGGATGGCGATTTTAATCGGGCCGTACGCATCTATAGCGGTGATGAAATCGGTCAGCTGGGAATGGCGTTTAACTACATGACCACGCGACTGAAGGACGCGATCCTGCAGCAGGAGGAGGAGCGGGAAAAACTGTCGCAGATTTTGGCCAATATGAGCGATGGTGTGATCGCTGCCCATCGCGATGGACGGATCATCCTGATGAATCGTTCGGCGGAAGAGATGATGCAGGTACGTGCCGTGGAGGTCATGTCGGCCAGAAAGACGCTCTACGATGTGCTCCGACTCCCTCCTGAGGAGGAGCTGCCTTTGCTGGGGCAGAGTGAACCACTCACCATGGAGATCATGACACCCAATCGGGAAGTACTGATGCTGCGCGTAGCCTTTTCCCCTCTTCAACAAGACAGCGGGAAAAAAGGCGGGATTATCGCCGTGCTGCAGGATGTCACGGAGCAGGCCCGGTTGGATCAGCAGCGACGGGAGTTCGTGGCCAATGTGTCGCACGAGCTGCGCACGCCGTTGACCACGATCCGCAGCTATGTGGAAGCACTGCTGGATGGAGCGGCGGAAGATCCCGAGCTATCCGGCCGGTTCCTGCAGGTGACGCTGACGGAAACTGATCGGATGACACGGTTGGTCAACGATCTGCTGCAGCTCTCCCGCTTTGACTCACAAGGTGTGCGGCTGCACTTGAGAGCTGTCTCGCCTGCGGAGTTAATCCGTTATGCCGTAGACCGTTTTTCCATGCACAGTGAACAGCAGGGAATCGACTTTTCTATCAAGATGAGAGACGAAGAGCTGCCGCACGTATACGCCGATCAGGATGCGATGAGTCAGGTGCTGGACAACCTGCTGTCCAATGCCATCAAATATACCCCCACGGGTGGCTCCGTCACTCTGCAGGTAGAGGTAGATCATCGGCAGCGGCGGGTCTACGTCTCTGTCACCGATACCGGGATTGGCATTCCGAAGCGGGATCTGAGGCGTATCTTTGAACGGTTTTATCGGGTAGACAAGGCGCGTTCGCGCAGCCAGGGCGGTACCGGACTAGGACTGTCGATCGCTCGCGAACTGGTTCAGGCGCACGGTGCGGACATCTCGATTACCAGCGAACTGAATCGGGGAACCACTGTTACGTTTTGGGTGCCGTTTGCGGACAAGGAGGGAGGGGCATGA